CGCGACGAGCTCACCAAGCTGGTCCTCGCCCCCCAACCCCGTGAGGGCCTCGAGGTCCTCGTAGACACCGGCCTGGCGGCGCAGATGCTGCCGGAGCTGCCGGCCCTGAAGCTCGAGGTCGACGAGCACCACCGTCACAAGGACGTCTACGAGCACTCGCTCACCGTGCTGGAACAGGCCATCGCGCTCGAGGGTCCGCCCGACGGACCCGAGGACTCCGTTCCCGGTCCCGACCTGGTGCTCCGGCTCGCCGCCCTCCTGCACGACATCGGCAAGCCCCCGACGCGACGCTTCGAGCAGGGCGGCGGCGTGAGCTTCCACCACCACGAGGTGGTGGGGGCGAAGATGGCCGCCAAGAGGCTCAAGGCGCTGCGCTACGACAAGGAGACCGTCAAGGCGGTGGCCCGGCTGGTGGAGCTGCACCTGCGCTTCCACGGGTACGGCGAGGGGCAGTGGACCGACTCGGCGGTGCGCCGCTACGTGACCGACGCCGGGCCCCTGCTGCAGCGCCTGCACCGGCTGACCCGCTCGGACTCGACGACCCGCAACCAGCGCAAGGCCCAGCGGCTGTCCCGCACGTACGACGAGCTCGAGGCCCGGATCGCCCGGCTGCAGGAGCAGGAGGAGCTCGGCAGGGTGCGCCCCGAGCTCGACGGCAACCAGATCTCCGAGACGCTCGGCATCGAGCCCGGCCCCCTGCTCGGACGCGCCTACAAGTACCTGCTCTCCGTGCGCCTCGACGAGGGGCCGATCGGGGAGGACGCGGCCCGCGAGCGGCTGCTGCAGTGGTGGGCCGACCAGCCGGAGTCGCGCGCCGGAAGCGTGGGCTGACCCTCCGCCGCAACCCCGCCAGGTGCCACCGGGGACCGTGTCACGTGTGCGGGACTTTCTCCCTATTGACCCGATGTGGAAGGCTGTGGCCCCGGCAGGCCCGATGGGGAGTGCTCCCCATGTCGGGGCGGGGGAGACGTCCATACCCTTGGGCGGGCCACGAACAGCAGGACGACGTGGGCCGCAGACCACCAGGTGCGAGGGAGGAACACCGCCATGAGCGCAGCCGTCGCGGGCGCCGCGGCCGAGGCGTCCGGTGCCCAGACGCTGGCGTATCCCAGCACGCAGTTCCCCGGTCCGCCGACCGTGTCGATCGACATCCCCGGCTCCTGGTCGCCCGTGCGCGTGGCCGGCACGCTGCTCGCGGCCCGGCGCACGTCCTCCGCCGGCGCCTTCGCCCCCAACGTCGTGGTCCGCGGCTTCACGCGCTCCGGCCAGTTCACCATCGGACGCGCCCTCGGTGAGCTCCAGGCCTACGTGGCCCGGCAGCAGGACGGAGAGGTGGAGTCCCCCTTCGAGGTGGAGATCGCCCGGGTGCCCTTCGTCGGTGTCAACGTCTCCTGGACCGACGACACCATCGGCGACGTCGTCCAGGCCCACCTCTTCGCCGGCGCCCGCCGCGGACAGGTCGTCGACCTCCTCCAGGTGACCGGGTCGGTGGGTGGCCCGGACGCCGAGGCCGAGTACCCCGAGATCCAACAGGTGATGCAGACCGTGCGAGTGAGACGCTGATGGCCCCGAGCATGGCCCTGCGGGCCGGTGCCGCGACCGATGTGGGCCGGGTTCGCCAGCACAACGAGGACAGCCTCCTCGCCGAGGGCTCGTTGTTCGTCGTCGCCGACGGCATGGGCGGGCATGCCGCCGGTGAGGTGGCCAGCGGCATCGTCGTGGAGACGATGGCAGGCCTGGTCGGCCGGGACCGTCTGCGGCCCGAGGACGTCGTGGCGGCGCTCGCCGAGGCCAACCGCGCGATCCTGCACTCCGTGGCCCGCCACCCCGAGCGGACCGGCATGGGCACCACGGCCACCGGCCTGGC
This Knoellia sp. p5-6-4 DNA region includes the following protein-coding sequences:
- a CDS encoding CCA tRNA nucleotidyltransferase, with product MSSPKPPTALLQQAVAHLAPVVPLLKELGELFTSAGHEIALVGGPVRDAFLGRTSPDLDFTTSAGPEQTQALLAAWGETHWDIGKEFGTIGARRDGVTVEVTTYRADAYDRQTRKPVVAFGDNLEDDLVRRDFTMNAMALRLPSLEFVDPYAGLVDLARRVLRTPGPPDVSFADDPLRMMRAARFAAQLGASLDPGVEKAMRERAQTLAIVSAERVRDELTKLVLAPQPREGLEVLVDTGLAAQMLPELPALKLEVDEHHRHKDVYEHSLTVLEQAIALEGPPDGPEDSVPGPDLVLRLAALLHDIGKPPTRRFEQGGGVSFHHHEVVGAKMAAKRLKALRYDKETVKAVARLVELHLRFHGYGEGQWTDSAVRRYVTDAGPLLQRLHRLTRSDSTTRNQRKAQRLSRTYDELEARIARLQEQEELGRVRPELDGNQISETLGIEPGPLLGRAYKYLLSVRLDEGPIGEDAARERLLQWWADQPESRAGSVG